ATGCCTTCGACGCCCATCGACCTCGCCTGTTCGCGCTGCACCGCCAGGTCGGCCCAGTCGGCGCCAAACAGCAACGGGCTGGGCACCAGTTGCGGATGCGTCGTGCGGGCGACGAGCGCGTCGAGCCGTGCGCGGCGCTCCTGTTGCGGCAGACGGCGCAGATCCTGGCCGTTTTCTTCCAGCAGGTCGTAGGCCAGCAGCACCACCGGCAATTCGCGCAACATCTTCGGCCCGATCGTCTTGCGGCCGATGCGTTTCTGCAGCTCGGCGAAAGGTTGTACCCGGTCGTCGCGCCACACCACGATCTCGCCGTCGATCACCGTGCCGTCGGCCAGCGCCCCCCCGAGAGCGCGCAGCTCGGGATAACGGTCGGTCACCAGTTCCTCGCCGCGCGACCAGATCCACACATCGCCCGCGCGCCGCACTAACTGGGCACGGATGCCGTCCCATTTCCACTCCACCTGCCATCGTTGGGGTGGCCCCAGCGTGGCATCGAATTGCGCCACCGGCAGCGCCAGCGGATGGGCCAGGAAGAAGGGATACGGATGGCCGCCGGTTTGCGCCTCGGACTCGCCCGGCGTGGCCGGTGCGATGAGCCGCCGGTAGTCGTCGGCATCGGGCAGGCCGCCGATGGCGGTGTAGCCGATCAAGCGCTGCGCCACCTGCTTCGGGTCGAGCCCGCCGATCGCCGCCAGCGCCTGTGTCACTTGCAGCCGCGACACCCCCACCCGGAAGCTGCCGGTGATCAGCTTGAAATACACCAGGCGGTCGGCTGGATCGAGCAAGGCCCATTGGGCCCGCAGCACGTCGGGCAACTGTTCAGGCGGCGTCTTGCGCAGCGGCAGCAGGTGCTGACGCATCCATTGCGCCAGACCCAGATCGTGCTCGCCGGGCGGCGGCGGCGGCAACAACAGCGAGATGGTTTCGGCGAGGTCGCCGACCGCGTCGTAGCTCTCTGCGAACAACCACTCCGGCAAGCCGGCGGCATCGCGAGCGAGCTCGCGCAGCAGCCGGGTCGCCACCAGCTGGCGCGGCTTGCCGCCGGCCAGGAAATACACCGCCCAGGCAGCGTCCTGCGCGGGTGCCGCCGAGAGATAAGCCTGCAGCGCCGCCTGCTTGGCCAGCGTGGACGTGGTGGCGTCGAGGGCACGGTAGAGCGCGGCGAAGGCCTTCATGCGGGCGCCTCCGCCGTCGCTTCCGCATCCTCGTCGCCGTACTCGGTCTTGAACGACCGGGCATCCAGTCCCTGTTCGGCCAGCCAGCGCACCATCACCGCCACGCTGCCGTGGGTGACGTAGACGCATTCGGCACCGGTCGCGCCGATCGCCTTCTGCAGGCCGGGCCAGTCGGCGTGGTCGGACATGACGAAGCCCTTGTCCACGCCGCGCCGCCGGCGTGTGCCACGCAGTTGCATCCAGCCGCTGGCGAAGCCGTCGGAATAGCCGGGAAAGCGGCGCATCCACGGCGTGCTCTGGGCCGAGGGCGGCGCCAGCACCAGCGCGGTTTTGAGCAGGGCGGCGTTCACGCTTTCGTCGCTCACCCGCCGGGTGTCGGGCAGGCGCACGCCGGCTGCGCGGTAGACGGCATTGAGCGGCTCGACCGCGCCGTGCACGACGATCGGGCCGATGCTCGCATCCACGCCATGCAGCACGCGCTGGGCCTTGCCGAAGGCATAGCAGAACAGTACTGAGGGCCGCCCGGCCGCGGCATTGGCGCGCCACCAGGCGTCGATCTCGGCGAACAGCTCGGGCTGCGAGGGCCAGCGGTAGATGGGCAGGCCGAAGGTGGATTCGGTGATGAAGGTGTCGCAGCGCACCGGCTCGAAGGGCGCGCAGGTGCCGTCGTCCTCGAGCTTGTAGTCGCCCGAAGCCACCCACACCCGGCCGCCGTGCTCCAGCCGCACCTGCGCCGATCCCAGCACATGGCCGGCTGGATGCAGCGAGATGCGCACGCCATGGTGTTCTACGGTTTCGCCGTAGGGCAAGGTCTGCAGCGGTATGTCCGCGCCGAGCCGGGCGCGCAAGGTGCCTTCGCTGTCGGTGTGCGCCAGGTAGTGGCCGTGGCCGACGCGGGCGTGGTCGGAATGGGCGTGCGTGATGACCGCGCGCTCGACCGGCCGCCAGGGATCGATGTAGAAGTCGCCAGCAGTGCAATAGAGGCCTTCCGGCCGGGCGACGATGAGTTCCATGGAGCGTGTCGGGTGCGTCGTTGGGGCTTTGCCGCAGGTTAGCCAGCCTGCGCGGGCGGCTTGCAACAAATTCCCGTCGACGGAGCGGTCAGCGTCACTGCGAGAGCTGCGATGGTCGCGGCGGTTGTAACCGCACGCTCGTCTGCTCCAATCCCTTCAGGTCCTTTCAGGCCTTTTGAAGTTCAGCAGCCTGGGGTTGGCGGCCAGCGGCAGATCCTGGCGCGGGGCCGGCCGTTACGGTTGCGAAGGCTGCCTCACCTGTGACGACGGCGCCCATTCGATCATCCGCTCGAGTTCTGCGCGCATTTCCGACGGCGCGAGGCGGACCTTCAAGCTCAGATTGGCGAGGAATTGGCGCAACCGGCCTCGCACCTCGATCACCAGCGGTGCGTGCTGTGCCAACAAGGCGATCGCGGCGCCGATGTGCTCCGGCGGCAAGGGAAGGATCGCCAGGTCCGCCGAAAGCTTGTCGAGCACATACTTGCGGTACGTTTGGTCAGGCGGCAGCGACGCAGCCCTCGCGACGATTTTTGCGAATCGATCCACGATCGGCGGTGGCGGCATCAACGGCAACAGGCAGGCGATGTTGTAGAGGTACTCGCTGTGATCATTCGCGTCGCTCGGCGGACTGTGGAGGAGCCGGTCGATGAAGTAGCCGCGCTCGGTCAGGCCAAGCGGTGCCATCTGGTCGGTCACGATGTGCACAAAGGTGGGGCCGTGCGGAGTGACGGTGTCGGCCAATGAAGCAATCGGCAGACTGGCGACACGGTCCATCAGTAGCTGCCGGACTTCCTTCCAGGGACGGCCCGTGAGCCGCTCCCACTCGTCGAACGTATCGGTCACCTGGCGGATCAGCGCCTGGCGCGCCTGGAGCGGAAGATGCTGTGCTTGCTTCAGGCATGCGTCCACCACCAGATGCAACTGATTGCCCGGCGCCGCGAGCGGTGCCCCGTCGTGCAGGCGCAAGCCGACAAACATCATCGCTTCGCTTAGCGCCTTCAGGCGGTCTTCGGCCAGCAGGGCCGGCACCTCGCTGTGCACCCGGTCCGCCAATTCGCCAGCGTCCGTGGTTCGTTTCGTGGCCATGGCAAATCGCAGAAAACCGCATTTGCTGACGATGCGCGAGGCTTGCTAGGGGGCATCTCCTGCGCAACCTCCAGGCATCGGTCCACCATCGCGTCGACGCGCTGCCTGTCGTCAGACGAAGCCCGCCCGTGCATTCGACTCCGGAGCACGCACAAGACTCCGTGGATCGGCCGGTGCCGCGTGGAGCGATGCAATTCGATCGCTTCGTCCAGGAACGCCTCGAGTTCGTCGAGTGACCCGGCTTCTTCGACAAGCACCGACAGCGCTGCCGCCGAACGTTCCGGTGTCGGTACGACCGACGGATCGAACGCGTTGGCGTACAGGCCAATGTGGCGCGGCGTGAGGTAACGCGTGATATCGGCCTGCACCTCGGGCGGCAGGCCGGTCAGTTCGCGGGGTCGGGTGGGCTGTCGGGCCGACAGGGCGGACAGGTCAGCGCCGTGGGCCGCCGGAACCGGTTGCGGCGTGTGCGCGGCAGCAGTGTCGGCAGCCGTGCGCTGCCGCAGACGGTCTGCCGCGACGCGGGAGGCGGTCCTGGACGGCGGGGAAGTCGATGGAAAGGGCAGCATGTGGGCGACCGGAGTGGGCAATTCGTCCATGGTCGCGCCAGGAGCGCCGGCCGTGCCGTGTCGTTGCGCAACGCGCGCGCTGGCGGCGAATCGGGCGCTCAGGTCAAGGCGGCGTTTGCGAAGACACCTCGCCATCGATCATCTGCCCTAGCTCGGCTTGTAATGCGGGCGTGACCAGACAAAGCAGGATGCGCAACCGGGCCCGGAATTCGCCAAGCTGGCGTGCCGACTGGAGCACCAGCGGCGCCTGCTGCGCGAGCAACACCATCGCCACGTCGAAATCGAAGTTCGAGAGGGCAAGGGAGGGCAGATCCGTCCCCAGCTTGTCGAGAATACGTTTGCGATAGCGCTGATGGCTCGGCAGCGTCTCGGCGGTCACGGCGATGTTCGCCAATCGATCCACGACCTGGTCGGGAGGCAACATCCGCAGCAGACACGCAATATTGAAAAGGGATTCGCTGTGATCGTCCGTTTCGCGGGGCGGGTTATCGATGAGCTGGTCGATGAAGGCCCCGCGTTCGGCCATCGGAGCCAGCGCCAGCAGGTCGGCCACGATGCGAACGAAGGTCGATCCATGCGGCGTTACCGCACGGGGCAGGGACGCCACCGGCAGCGCGGCAATACGGCTCATGAGGGGTTGGTCGACCTCCGGCCAGGGGCCGCCCATGCGCTGCTGCCACTCGCCGACCGTGCCGGTGACATGCCGGATCAGTTCTTCACGCTGTTCCAGCGCAAGGAGGTCGGACTGCTCCAGGCAGGCATTGACCACCAGGTGAAGCTGCTTGCCGGGCGTTGTGTGCGGTGCCCCCAGGTGCAGATGGAAGCCGACGAACATCATGGCTTCGCGCAATGCGCGCAGGCGGTCTCCGGCCAGAAGTCGCCGCACGTCGTTGCGCACCCGCGCCGCCAATTCGAGCGCATCGCCGGTCTGTTTCGTGGTCGAGGCAAAACGCAGGAAGCCGCATTTACGGACGATGCGCACGGCTTGGAAGGGCGGCATCTCCCGGGCGAGCTCCAGGCAACGGTCCACGAGCGCTTCGACGCGCGCCCGCTCGTCCGGCATGAGCCGCCAGGACAGCTTGTCCCTGAGCAGGCACAACGCGGCGTGAACGGGCGCGTGCCGCGTGCATGGGTGAAGCTCGGCCGCTTCCCCCACGCAGGCTTCCAGCTCCTTGAGCGACCGGGCCTCTGCGACGCGCACGCACATCGCCGCGGCTGAACGTTCCGGTGCCGGCACGACCGATGGATCGAACGCGTCGGCATAAAGGCAGATGTGGCGTGGCGCGAGATACCGCGTGATTTCGACCTGTACTTCCGCCGGCAAGGACCTCAGCTCGGCCCGTCGGGCCTTGTGCAAGTCCAGCAAGGCGGACAGCTCGGATCCGTGGGTTGCAGGATCTGCTGGTGTTGCCGGTACGACAGAGGTGCCGGCATCCGTGCGCAGGCGCTTTCCGTTGGTGTCGACGAAACTGATGGTCGCAGCGGTGTTGGAGCCACAAGGCGGCGAGGCCGATGGAGAGGGCAGCATGCGAACGAATCGAGTTGAGCGATCGGTCCATGCTCGCGCTTGTAGCGTCAGCCTTGACGGCGCGTTGCGCAACACCTGTGGTGGCGACGAATCGAATGCGCGGATCTGGCTACCAAGGCCGCTCGTTGGCCGATCGTGGATCGTCGGGTACGCGCGGAACCTGCGGTCTCACGGAGGGGCCAAAGGCAAGGATGACGTTGACGCGCTGCTCCTTGCCTGGCCCGGCACGCGCCGTGTGCGAATCGCTTGCCGTTGCGCTTGGCCGGTCAGGCGGTCGGCCCGGTGCGCGCCTGCTCGAGCATTTGCGTCAAGGCAGCGCGCTCCGGCCACGGCGCCAGGCAGACCAGAGCAGCTAGGTCGTCGAGGTAGTCGAACAGGTCCTCCCGCGCCATCAGGATCTGTTGCGCGGCCTGCAGAAGCATCTCGATAGCCGGTCCCACATGGCCTGGCGGCAAACGCCGGAAGGTCCTCGCCGACACCAGCCCTCGCAGTACATCGGCGCCGTCCCGATCGCCAGGAGGAAGCTGGGCGGCCCACTCGGTGAGGCGGGTGAGCCGGAGCAAGCACTGCGCGCCGGGCAGCATGGGCAGCAATGCGCCGAGGTTGACCAACGCGATGTATCGCGCGGCCGGCCGCTCTGGCAGGGTCGTCATCAAATCGTCGAAGAATGCAGCGCGCTCGCCTAACGGAAGTCGCGCCAGCAGGCGGCTCACGATGCGGACGAAGGCATCGTCGGTCGAGGCGACGGCCGCATGCAGCGAAGTGACGGGCAAACGAGCGATCTCGGCCATCATCGCCTGGTCGATCTGGAACGCTTGTGCGCTGCGGTCGTCGCCATGCAGGAGATCGAAGGGAAAACAGGGACGAACATGCGAACCACTGGGGTGACGGAATCCCCATGCTCGCTCCACCGGCCTCGGGTGCGGATCACGCCTCGCGAAGCACGAGCGTCGACGACGAAGCCCGAGGCGCCAGTCGCTCTTCTGCGGAGCTGGTGCCTTGCCGCCAATCTCCATCGATGTCCTGCAGCGGCCGCCGCTCGATCTCTTCGGCCTGCCCAAGGCGCTCCAGCAGGGTTTGAACCGCTGGTTCGAATTGCTGCCGCTGGCGCAATTGACGTGGCAACGCCACCAGCGCGATGCCGGCGTGACGGGCCATGGCGATCAGGCCGATGTCGGCCTCGCCGTGGTCGACCCGCACCTGGAACTCATTGCGTTCCACCACAACCTCCGCATGCGCCCGGCACCCGGCCAAGCCGAGCAGCGCCGCGAGGCCCGCGCAGGCCACCATGCCCGGCATCGGCGGCTTGCCCTTCGACACCACGTTCAGCAGCTTGGGTACGAAAACGAAATAGCCCGGCCCGATTCCCACTTGCCACTGCTGGCCCAGAAACTTGCAGAACTGGCTCGACAGCTCGCCGCGCTTCTGCAGGCGCGCGCTGATCTCCGCCCAGAGCAGCGCATCGGTGGCGCGACCGGGTTGCAGCAGGCGCGCCGCCACACCGTCCAGTGCCAGGTCGTTCAGCTGGAGCCGTTCCACGCGCTCGATATCGACCCGCAGCCGGACGAGTTCCGCGCGCACCTGGTCGTCGGGCAGGTTGGCGCTGGCGTCGGCGACCGCGCCGGCCAGACGCTGCTCCTCGTGGCCGGCGTGGGCACGCAGGCAGGTGGCGAGCATCGCGGCGCGCGCCTTCTGCGGGCCGGTGAAGAAGTCGCGCAGACGCGTTTCGTCGACATCGGTAGCTTGCAGCGAATGGCCGCGGCGCGCCTTGTCCGCGCCGTCCGGCGTCAACGGCGCGGCCTCCAGCAGGAGAAAGCCGATCGTGAACCGCTGCTTGCAACCTTCGTCCCGGGCCGCGAGCCATGCCTGCAAGGCCGAGGTGCCGCTGGAGGTGCCGAGCTGAAAGCCAGCCGAAGCCCAGGCGGAGATCCATGGACCGGCGCGCAGCAGCTGGCCGACCGGCGAGAGGACCAGCTTGAGATAGCGGGCGACCTGCTGGTAGCGGTTCTCGAGTCGGACCCGCGTGTCGGCCGCCTGCTTGGCGCGCACGTCGGTCAAGAGGGTGCGCAATGCTTCGGCCGCGCCGGTGTGCGCATGGCGAAGCATCTCCAGGCGATCGGCCGAACCGTTTGCTTCGCCGGCGCCGGCGTGAAGCGCATCGAGCAGCGCCTGCCGTGCTTCGTCGTATCGGCGCACCGCCAGACCGATGCGTCGGGTCAATGCAGGCTTGTCGTGCTGGTCATGGATACGCGTCCGGTCCAGGCGAACCACGAAGTGCTCAGCCCGCCACCGATCGGCGAGCGCGCCGAAGGGCTGAAGCAGGCAGGCGTTGATCACCGGCGTCGCCGCCAGGATCGCGACATTCAGCAGGAAACCCAGCAGCCGGGCGAGGTCGTTTTCGGGATAGATCGCATTGATGACGCTGGACAGGCAGGTGCCGAGCAGTGCGGCCGGCAGCGTCGACAGGGACGCCAAGGCAGCCGCACGGCCCTGTGCGATGGCGCCGGCTTCGATGTGATGCGCCGCCAGGCCCGCGGCCCGCATGAAGTCGCGCACGTCGTCGTCGGTGATGCAGCGCACGCGTTCGAGCATGTCCAAAGGACGGCTCCGCTCCTGTTGTCGCATCGAGATCCGATGCAGGATCTTCGAGAGCGTTTCAGCGGCCAGGGCGGCATCGACCGGCCGGGTCAGTTCCAGCTGCAGGGCCTCATACAGCGTATGGAGTTCGTCGGGTGTGAGCCGGGAGCGTCCGAGTTCGATCGATGTCGATGGGGCGGCGGCTGGGGCGAAATCCGTGTCGGCGGCCGCGACTGGGGAAGTTGGCCCCGAGCCCTTGCCGGGGAGATTATCCAGGCCGGGAGAAAATGACGATTGGCAGTCGTGCCAGATGTCGTCTTCCTCATTATCTTCACCGACCGACGGCAAATGATGAAACGCGCTCGCTTCTCCGGCAAAACCAATATCGAACATTCCGGCCCCTCGTATTTGACCAGGAGGAATGATCGAATTTCAGTTCATTCGCTTCCGCAATTCAAACGAACCGCGTTGATTTCAAACGAACGCTTGAAATCAACGCGGTTAAATTATTTATTTCTCCAACCGACCGAATTTTCATCAAGCCGTCATTATTAATCCACTCGGAAAACAAAAAGCCACCGGCGAAGGTGGCTTTTTGATAACCGCGAGAAGAATCAGCGCTTGTCGCGGAACCGGCGCAATGCGGCGATCTGGGCGGCCATCACGGCCAGCTCGGACTGCGCCTTGGCCAGGTCGAGATCGCTCTTGGCATGCTTCAGGGCTTCTTCGGCAGCGGCGCGGGCCTTGTTGGCCTTTTCCTCGTCCAGGTCCTTGCCGCGGATGGCGGTGTCGGACAGCACGGTGACCACATCAGGCTGCACTTCGAGAATGCCGCCGGCCACGAAGACGAATTCTTCGCCGCCATCGGCCATGTCGATGCGAACCGTGCCGGGCTTGATGCGGGTGATCAGCGGGGTGTGGCGCGGAAAGATGCCGAGCTCACCGGATTCACCCGGCAGCGCGACGAAGCGTGCCTCGCCCGAGAAGATCGACTCTTCCGCGCTGACCACGTCGACGTGAATGGTGTTGGCCATCTTGTTTCCTTTGATCTTCGAGACCGTTCAAGAAAAACGTTCAAGAAGTTGGTGCAAGGCTGGGAGACGGTTGCCTGCGCATGGTGGAGCGTGGCGCCGTACCGGTGTACGGCGAGCACTCCAGCGCGGCGCAGGCGCCCGTATCCGCCGCCTTACGCCAGCTTCTTGGCTTTTTCGAAGGCTTCGTCGATGGTTCCGACCATGTAGAAGGCCTGTTCCGGCAGGTGATCGCACTCGCCGGAGGTGATCATCTTGAAGCCACGGATGGTTTCGGCCAGCGGCACGTACTTGCCCGGCGAGCCGGTGAAGACTTCCGCGACGTGGAAGGGCTGCGACAGGAAGCGCTGGATCTTGCGGGCGCGAGCGACCAGCAGCTTGTCTTCAGGAGCCAGTTCGTCCATGCCCAGGATCGCGATGATGTCGCGCAGTTCCTTGTAGCGCTGCAGGGTGCCCTGCACGGCGCGGGCCACCTTGTAGTGCTCTTCACCGACGACGTCGGGGCTCAGCTGGCGGCTGGTGGAATCCAGCGGATCGACCGCGGGGTAGATACCCAGCGAGGCGATGTCGCGGGACAGCACGACCGTGGAGTCCAGGTGGGCGAAGGTGGTGGCAGGAGACGGGTCGGTCAAGTCATCGGCAGGCACGTACACGGCCTGGATGGAGGTGATCGAGCCGACCTTGGTCGAGGTGATGCGCTCCTGCAGACGGCCCATTTCCTCGGCCAGCGTCGGCTGGTAGCCCACGGCCGAAGGCATGCGGCCCAGCAGCGCGGACACTTCGGTGCCGGCCAGGGTGTAGCGGTAGATGTTGTCCACGAAGAACAGCACGTCGCGGCCTTCGTCCCGGAAGGACTCGGCGATGGTCAGGCCGGTCAGGGCCACACGCAGGCGGTTGCCCGGCGGCTCATTCATCTGGCCGTAGACCATGGCAACCTTGGAGTCTTCCAGGCTCTCCAGGTTCACGACGCCGGAGTCGGCCATCTCGTGATAGAAGTCGTTGCCTTCGCGGGTGCGCTCACCGACACCTGCGAACACGGACAGACCCGAGTGCGCCTTGGCGATGTTGTTGATGAGCTCCATCATGTTCACGGTCTTGCCGACGCCGGCACCACCGAACAGGCCCACCTTGCCGCCCTTGGCGAACGGGCAGACCAGGTCGATCACCTTGATGCCGGTTTCCAGCAGTTCCTGCGAGGGCGACAGTTCGTCGTACGCGGGAGCCTTGCGGTGGATGGAGGCGGTGAGATCCTGGCTGACCGGGCCGCGCTCGTCGATGGGCGCGCCCAGCACGTCCATGATGCGGCCGAGCGTGGCCTTGCCGACCGGCACGGTGATGGCCGCTGCGGTGTTGGTGACCATCAGACCACGGCGCAGGCCGTCGGACGAGCCGAGCGCGATGGTGCGCACGACGCCGTCGCCGAGCTGCTGCTGCACTTCCAGCGTCAGGGCGGAACCTTCGAGCTTGAGTGCGTCGTAGATCTTGGGCATGTTGTCGCGCGGAAATTCCACGTCGACCACGGCGCCGATGCACTGCACGATCTTGCCCTGGGTGCCTGCTTGAGTTTGCGTTTGAGCCATTGTTTGCTCCAAATAGGTGAACGGGTCCCGACGGCCGTCAGACGGCTGCGGCGCCGCTGACGATTTCCGAGAGTTCCTTGGTGATCGCGGCCTGGCGGGTCTTGTTGTAGACCAGCTTCAGCTCGCCGATGACGTTGCCGGCGTTGTCCGTGGCGGCCTTCATCGCGACCATGCGGGCGGACTGCTCGGAGGCCATGTTCTCGGCGACTGCCTGGAACACCAGCGACTCGGCATAACGCACCAGCAGTTCGTCGATCACGCTCTGCGCGTCGGGTTCGTAGATGTAGTCCCAGCTGGGCTTGCCCGCCGAATCGTCGGCCACCGGAGGTGCGAGCGGCAGGAGCTGCTCGACCACGGACTCCTGCTTCATCGTGTTGATGAAGCGGGTGTAGCAGAGATAGACGGCCGAGAGCTTGCCCTCGGCATAGGCGTCGAGCAGCACCTTGACCGGGCCGATGAGGCGGTCGAGGTGCGGCGTGTCGCCCAGGCCGGTGACGTGGCTGACCACGTGCGCGCCGATGCGGTTGAGAAAGCCCAGGCCCTTGTTGCCGATGGCCACCGCCTCTGCCTTGCCGCCCTGCGACTGCAGTTCACGCAGCTTGGCGGTGACGGCGCGCAGCACGTTGGTGTTCATGCCGCCGCACAGGCCCTTGTCGGTGGTGACCACGATGAACCCGGTGGTCTTGGCATCGTCGTTCGTCTTCATGAACGGATGCACGTATTCCGGGTTCGCCTGGCCCAGGTGGGCCGCGATGTTGCGTACCTTTTCGCTATAGGGGCGAGCGGCACGCATGCGGTCCTGCGCCTTGCGCATCTTCGAGGCGGCCACCATTTCCATGGCCTTGGTGATCTTCTTGGTGTTCTCCACCGATTTGATCTTGCCGCGGATTTCCTTG
The nucleotide sequence above comes from Xylophilus sp. GOD-11R. Encoded proteins:
- a CDS encoding ATP-dependent DNA ligase, producing the protein MKAFAALYRALDATTSTLAKQAALQAYLSAAPAQDAAWAVYFLAGGKPRQLVATRLLRELARDAAGLPEWLFAESYDAVGDLAETISLLLPPPPPGEHDLGLAQWMRQHLLPLRKTPPEQLPDVLRAQWALLDPADRLVYFKLITGSFRVGVSRLQVTQALAAIGGLDPKQVAQRLIGYTAIGGLPDADDYRRLIAPATPGESEAQTGGHPYPFFLAHPLALPVAQFDATLGPPQRWQVEWKWDGIRAQLVRRAGDVWIWSRGEELVTDRYPELRALGGALADGTVIDGEIVVWRDDRVQPFAELQKRIGRKTIGPKMLRELPVVLLAYDLLEENGQDLRRLPQQERRARLDALVARTTHPQLVPSPLLFGADWADLAVQREQARSMGVEGMMLKALDAEYGVGRTKDVGTWWKWKIDPLSVDAVLIYAQRGHGRRASLYSDYTFAVWDTDAATGERRLVPFAKAYSGLTDAEMGRVDAVIRRTTVETFGPVRSVKPTLVFELGFEGISRSSRHKSGIAVRFPRMLRWREDKPVEEADSLQTLAALLPHSDP
- the atpD gene encoding F0F1 ATP synthase subunit beta → MAQTQTQAGTQGKIVQCIGAVVDVEFPRDNMPKIYDALKLEGSALTLEVQQQLGDGVVRTIALGSSDGLRRGLMVTNTAAAITVPVGKATLGRIMDVLGAPIDERGPVSQDLTASIHRKAPAYDELSPSQELLETGIKVIDLVCPFAKGGKVGLFGGAGVGKTVNMMELINNIAKAHSGLSVFAGVGERTREGNDFYHEMADSGVVNLESLEDSKVAMVYGQMNEPPGNRLRVALTGLTIAESFRDEGRDVLFFVDNIYRYTLAGTEVSALLGRMPSAVGYQPTLAEEMGRLQERITSTKVGSITSIQAVYVPADDLTDPSPATTFAHLDSTVVLSRDIASLGIYPAVDPLDSTSRQLSPDVVGEEHYKVARAVQGTLQRYKELRDIIAILGMDELAPEDKLLVARARKIQRFLSQPFHVAEVFTGSPGKYVPLAETIRGFKMITSGECDHLPEQAFYMVGTIDEAFEKAKKLA
- a CDS encoding F0F1 ATP synthase subunit epsilon, producing MANTIHVDVVSAEESIFSGEARFVALPGESGELGIFPRHTPLITRIKPGTVRIDMADGGEEFVFVAGGILEVQPDVVTVLSDTAIRGKDLDEEKANKARAAAEEALKHAKSDLDLAKAQSELAVMAAQIAALRRFRDKR
- the atpG gene encoding F0F1 ATP synthase subunit gamma, with product MAAGKEIRGKIKSVENTKKITKAMEMVAASKMRKAQDRMRAARPYSEKVRNIAAHLGQANPEYVHPFMKTNDDAKTTGFIVVTTDKGLCGGMNTNVLRAVTAKLRELQSQGGKAEAVAIGNKGLGFLNRIGAHVVSHVTGLGDTPHLDRLIGPVKVLLDAYAEGKLSAVYLCYTRFINTMKQESVVEQLLPLAPPVADDSAGKPSWDYIYEPDAQSVIDELLVRYAESLVFQAVAENMASEQSARMVAMKAATDNAGNVIGELKLVYNKTRQAAITKELSEIVSGAAAV
- a CDS encoding ligase-associated DNA damage response exonuclease produces the protein MELIVARPEGLYCTAGDFYIDPWRPVERAVITHAHSDHARVGHGHYLAHTDSEGTLRARLGADIPLQTLPYGETVEHHGVRISLHPAGHVLGSAQVRLEHGGRVWVASGDYKLEDDGTCAPFEPVRCDTFITESTFGLPIYRWPSQPELFAEIDAWWRANAAAGRPSVLFCYAFGKAQRVLHGVDASIGPIVVHGAVEPLNAVYRAAGVRLPDTRRVSDESVNAALLKTALVLAPPSAQSTPWMRRFPGYSDGFASGWMQLRGTRRRRGVDKGFVMSDHADWPGLQKAIGATGAECVYVTHGSVAVMVRWLAEQGLDARSFKTEYGDEDAEATAEAPA